ATCGTTTAGTAGAAAATCTTTCTATCCGGAGCGGCTTGCCAATGCCCAAAATTTATGTGATTGAGGATAATTCACCTAATGCTTTTGCTACCGGAAGAGATCCGCAGCATTCAGCTGTGGCAGTAACAAGAGGATTGATAAATTTATTGGATCGTGAAGAACTGAGAGCTGTTTTAGCTCATGAAATGAGCCATATCAAAAATTACGATATCCGTTTGCAGACTATAATTGCAGTTCTAGTGGGGGCAATAGTTATTTTAGCTGATTATTTAAGGAGGTGGTTTTGGTTTTCTAACAGGGAGAGACGTGAGGAGGGATTTATTGGGTTATTAGTGATGTTGTTTCTTCTGGTGGTGGCGCCATTAGCAGCCCGTTTAATCCAGCTGGCTATTTCCCGTAAAAGAGAGTTTTTGGCTGATGCTTCAGCGGCAGAGCTGACTCGTTATCCTCAAGGATTAATTAGCGCTTTGGAAAAAATATCTTCCTATCCCCAAGGTGTTCGTTCTGCTTCTTTAGCTACTGCTCATCTTTATTTTGCTTCTCCTTTTCGTGAAAATAAAAACAAAAGCAATTGGTTTGAGAGTTTGTTTTTAACCCATCCGCCAATAGAAGAAAGAATAGAAGCTCTTAAGAGTTTTGGTTTTTAAGTTTGTACCCACTATATTTCCTTATTGTCAACTATCAGATGTTGGAGTAGAATTATTAAGATATGGCCAGTCTTAATATTACTTTTGAGGAAGCTAAAAGAGAGGTAAAAAAGTTGCGTCGTCTAATTGAAAAAGCTCGTTATGCTTACCATGTTCTTGATAAGCCAATAATGGA
This portion of the bacterium genome encodes:
- a CDS encoding M48 family metalloprotease; protein product: MYRFISSNIRKTYFYIFLVFVLVVGIGYAFAWYYGDYSLLVQAVVFALIYNLIAYFYSDKIVLSLAKAHLVDKKEEAELYRLVENLSIRSGLPMPKIYVIEDNSPNAFATGRDPQHSAVAVTRGLINLLDREELRAVLAHEMSHIKNYDIRLQTIIAVLVGAIVILADYLRRWFWFSNRERREEGFIGLLVMLFLLVVAPLAARLIQLAISRKREFLADASAAELTRYPQGLISALEKISSYPQGVRSASLATAHLYFASPFRENKNKSNWFESLFLTHPPIEERIEALKSFGF